The Apium graveolens cultivar Ventura chromosome 6, ASM990537v1, whole genome shotgun sequence genome contains a region encoding:
- the LOC141663584 gene encoding uncharacterized protein At3g28850-like: MGCAPSKKDQVCTNCHDPLARRSYSMHVHHPPQRHGDTYHVVALTSSTLGSLKLDASYLQDQKVDKKADNVDDKKQRNEQDFSLEMIEAKCWSKMIDEKITKVVPRTPIQTPPGEPETIDAFELMKGLEDTSPLHQHHRSFSFSVNSNSVQQNDRVNLDATSIITEFDPDIIAQFRKSLEELPSANPFHLKPMAGGVAESKSVNGGYKDDVFGKQKVVLYFTSLRGVRKTYEDCCHVRVILRGMNVKVDERDVSMHSGFKEELKELLGSNIGGLPRVFLGKRYIGGAEEVRRLNEDGQLEEVLEGCEKVDDGDDRRYSVSAVCEGCGDVRFIPCETCSGSCKIYYEADEYEEEEEEEVENEESDFGFQRCPDCNENGLIRCPLCCN; this comes from the coding sequence ATGGGTTGTGCCCCGTCAAAGAAAGACCAGGTCTGCACCAACTGCCATGACCCTTTGGCTAGGCGCAGCTACTCAATGCACGTTCACCACCCTCCGCAGCGCCACGGAGATACCTACCATGTTGTTGCTCTTACCTCCTCCACGTTGGGTTCTTTAAAACTCGACGCCTCTTATCTTCAAGATCAAAAAGTTGATAAAAAGGCTGATAATGTTGATGATAAGAAACAACGGAACGAGCAGGACTTTTCGTTGGAAATGATCGAGGCAAAATGTTGGTCGAAAATGATTGATGAAAAGATCACAAAAGTTGTTCCAAGGACACCCATTCAAACCCCGCCTGGTGAGCCTGAGACGATTGATGCATTTGAGTTGATGAAAGGGCTGGAAGATACGAGTCCTCTTCATCAACATCACCGTAGTTTTTCATTTAGTGTGAATTCAAATTCAGTTCAACAAAATGATCGCGTGAATTTAGATGCTACATCGATTATAACCGAGTTCGATCCGGATATAATTGCGCAGTTCAGGAAATCACTGGAAGAATTGCCATCAGCTAATCCATTTCACCTGAAGCCAATGGCTGGTGGTGTTGCGGAGTCCAAGAGTGTGAATGGTGGTTATAAAGATGATGTTTTCGGGAAACAAAAGGTAGTTCTCTATTTCACAAGTCTTCGAGGTGTAAGAAAGACATACGAGGATTGCTGTCACGTTAGAGTTATATTACGAGGGATGAATGTCAAAGTGGATGAAAGGGATGTTTCAATGCATTCCGGGtttaaggaggaactgaaagaGCTACTGGGGAGTAACATTGGTGGTTTGCCAAGGGTGTTTCTTGGGAAGAGGTACATTGGCGGGGCAGAGGAAGTACGGCGACTGAACGAAGACGGGCAGCTTGAAGAGGTTCTAGAGGGCTGCGAGAAGGTCGACGATGGCGACGACAGAAGATACAGTGTTAGTGCAGTATGCGAGGGGTGTGGGGATGTAAGATTTATCCCGTGTGAGACATGTTCAGGGAGTTGCAAGATATATTATGAAGCTGATgaatatgaagaagaagaagaagaagaagtagaAAATGAGGAATCTGATTTTGGGTTTCAAAGATGTCCTGATTGCAATGAGAATGGACTTATAAGGTGTCCATTGTGTTGTAATTAA